One Phaseolus vulgaris cultivar G19833 chromosome 11, P. vulgaris v2.0, whole genome shotgun sequence genomic window carries:
- the LOC137827745 gene encoding E3 ubiquitin-protein ligase RSL1, whose translation MDFTDLTLLFAQRREVAVAEAMDSDLDLAYRLQLQEALEASLAVHPSSSSADIEQPFVDDGVLNEELARVECEIKDREQSQREMQKMREDVSRRIHDEKVAREISTMSETDWQQWGDNFEEPFDEGSSSSGRREEGVVRVYLKGLVSEENVRGEKVVLSGLGVAICDLNDNLIFQVSKSVVGNGTSKVVAELKALIEAFDVALSLDLKRIIYYSDYPPLFQFVRRKWSPKQKKIAMLIDRVLLLQRKFTYCDSRLLARQDVKFAFKLARDAIVSQSTRPREPGSTKSLNETCVICLEDTDVSQIFSVDECQHRYCFSCMKQHVEVKLLHGIVPKCPHEGCKYELLVDSCQKFLTQKLTDTMRQRKLEASIPTADKVYCPYPRCSALMTKTEVFEYSKDLIGESQLSGPKKCLKCHGLFCFNCKVPWHSGMTCYIYKMSNPNPPAEDLKLKFLASRSLWRQCVKCNHMIELAEGCYHMTCRCGFEFCYNCGAEWKDKKSTCVCPLWAEDNIWMEERDSEDDDDDYDDDDYDDGFLF comes from the exons ATGGACTTCACAGACTTGACCTTGTTATTCGCTCAACGCCGGGAGGTCGCCGTGGCGGAGGCCATGGATTCCGACCTCGACTTGGCCTATCGCCTTCAGTTGCAGGAAGCTCTCGAGGCCTCTCTGGCTGTGCATCCCTCCTCCTCGTCCGCGGATATTGAACAGCCTTTCGTCGACGACGGAGTGCTGAACGAGGAGCTGGCGCGTGTGGAGTGCGAGATAAAGGACCGGGAGCAGAGCCAGAGGGAAATGCAGAAGATGAGGGAGGATGTCAGCCGAAGGATCCACGACGAGAAGGTGGCGAGGGAGATTTCGACGATGTCTGAGACGGATTGGCAGCAGTGGGGCGATAACTTTGAGGAACCGTTCGACGAGGGTTCGTCCTCGTCGGGAAGGAGGGAGGAAGGCGTGGTTAGGGTTtacttgaagggtttggtgagCGAGGAAAACGTGAGGGGGGAGAAGGTTGTGTTGTCTGGGTTAGGGGTTGCGATTTGTGACCTTAATGATAATTTGATATTCCAGGTTTCTAAGTCGGTGGTTGGGAATGGAACTAGCAAGGTCGTTGCGGAGCTTAAGGCGTTGATTGAAGCCTTCGATGTGGCTCTTTCTTTGGACTTGAAGCGCATCATTTACTATTCCGATTATCCTCCGCTTTTCCAATTT GTGAGACGAAAATGGTCTCCAAAACAGAAGAAGATCGCCATGTTGATTGATCGAGTTCTTCTGCTTCAAAGGAAGTTTACATACTGCGATTCAAGGCTATTGGCCAGACAGGATGTCAAGTTTGCATTTAAGCTTGCACGAGATGCGATTGTATCTCAGTCCACGAGACCCAGGGAACCTGGGAGTACGAAGAGTTTGAATGAAACTTGTGTTATATGTTTGGAGGATACTGATGTCAGTCAGATTTTTTCAGTTGATGAATGTCAACACCGCTATTGCTTTTCTTGCATGAAACAGCATGTGGAGGTGAAGTTGCTTCATGGAATTGTGCCTAAGTGCCCTCATGAGGGATGCAAGTATGAGCTTCTGGTTGACAGCTGCCAGAAGTTCTTGACTCAAAAGTTAACTGATACCATGCGGCAACGCAAATTGGAAGCTTCAATTCCTACTGCTGACAAAGTTTACTGCCCTTATCCAAGATGCTCTGCATTAATGACAAAAACTGAGGTCTTTGAGTACTCAAAAGATCTTATTGGAGAATCTCAACTGTCGGGACCCAAGAAATGCTTAAAATGCCATGGCCTTTTTTGTTTTAACTGCAAGGTCCCTTGGCATAGCGGTATGACATGCTATATTTACAAAATGTCGAATCCCAACCCTCCTGCTGAAGATTTGAAGCTGAAGTTTCTGGCATCAAGGAGCCTATGGCGGCAGTGCGTGAAGTGTAACCATATGATTGAACTTGCTGAAGGTTGCTATCACATGACTTGCAG ATGTGGTTTCGAATTTTGCTATAACTGTGGTGCTGAGTGGAAGGACAAAAAATCAACATGTGTTTGCCCACTCTGGGCAGAGGACAATATTTGGATGGAGGAAAGGGACtcagaagatgatgatgatgattatgatgatgatgattatgATGATGGCTTTTTATTCTGA
- the LOC137829828 gene encoding LOB domain-containing protein 1-like, which produces MESSDTYTPASSAPLSHSPTSSSSSPPPPTVVMTPCAACKILRRRCAEKCVLAPYFPPTEPAKFTIAHRVFGASNIIKFLQELPESQRADAVTSMVYEASSRIRDPVYGCAGAICQLQKQVNELQAQLAKSQAELVTMQLQQANLVALICMEMAQSPEESPQQSVDDFISTPPHSGGYQSGMNFFEENTSPNSLWEPLWT; this is translated from the exons ATGGAGAGCAGTGACACATACACCCCTGCTTCCTCTGCCCCACTTTCTCACTCCCCcacttcctcttcttcctcaccaccacctcCCACAGTTGTGATGACCCCTTGTGCTGCATGCAAGATTTTGAGGAGAAGATGTGCTGAGAAATGTGTTCTGGCACCTTATTTTCCTCCCACTGAACCTGCCAAGTTCACCATTGCTCACCGTGTCTTTGGTGCCAGCAACATCATCAAGTTCCTACAG GAACTTCCAGAGTCTCAGAGGGCTGATGCAGTGACCAGCATGGTTTATGAGGCTAGTTCAAGAATAAGAGACCCTGTTTATGGTTGTGCAGGAGCAATTTGCCAGCTCCAGAAGCAAGTGAATGAACTTCAAGCACAATTGGCAAAGTCACAAGCTGAGCTTGTCACCATGCAACTTCAGCAAGCCAATCTTGTGGCTCTAATTTGCATGGAGATGGCACAGAGTCCAGAGGAATCACCACAACAATCAGTGGACGATTTCATTTCAACTCCTCCTCACAGTGGTGGCTATCAAAGTGGCATGAACTTCTTTGAGGAGAACACTAGCCCAAACTCACTATGGGAGCCTCTTTGGACTTGA
- the LOC137823051 gene encoding uncharacterized protein, whose translation MIAVRIDEADYLAGLEDCKTHLHGRLILSKGDKPLTHLDLTKKLQPAWKALGPWKAIPLGKGFYEFEFAYIEDMQWALGMGSLKLSPGLLRLFAWTKDFVPGTMKSTKAQTWVRIYQLPLEYWKPKTIYSIVRGLGAPLSLNEHTMRKNRGMFARVLVDIDLLSPLSDQLLVERPDFAFVAGVEYEWLPPLLSL comes from the coding sequence ATGATTGCTGTTCGGATTGATGAGGCAGATTACTTGGCTGGTCTTGAGGATTGCAAAACCCATCTCCATGGTCGGCTTATTCTATCTAAGGGGGATAAACCTCTTACACACCtggatttaactaaaaagttgcagcCGGCGTGGAAAGCTCTTGGACCATGGAAAGCAATTCCTCTTGGAAAGGGtttctatgagtttgagttcgctTATATAGAAGACATGCAATGGGCCCTCGGGATGGGTTCGCTGAAGTTATCTCCTGGTTTATTGAGATTGTTTGCCTGGACAAAAGACTTTGTCCCAGGTACCATGAAGAGTACCAAAGCTCAGACATGGGTTAGAATCTACCAATTGCCTTTGGAGTATTGGAAACCAAAGACAATATATTCCATTGTTAGAGGCCTTGGTGCTCCTTTGTCTTTGAATGAGCATACTATGAGAAAGAATAGGGGTATGTTTGCTAGAGTGTTGGTGGATATTGATCTACTGTCCCCTCTCTCCGATCAACTTTTGGTTGAACGTCCAGACTTTGCTTTTGTAGCtggtgtggaatatgaatggctccctccattactctcattgtaa